Proteins encoded within one genomic window of Calditerrivibrio sp.:
- the murD gene encoding UDP-N-acetylmuramoyl-L-alanine--D-glutamate ligase: protein MKVAILGFGKSGRTAEKLLLKKGTKEITIYDDNIPGYQKLSEFDDKYDMIVVSPGIDPSKLRVDMDKVTSELELAYEFIKNKTLLGVTGTNGKSTITFLTANILKNAGYNVEYCGNIGVTLGDMYLENDPEIYVVEVSSFQLDLLKIFEFYSSCISNITPDHLDRYGSMEKYILSKKRIADFTKKVVYLEENEGWNRYFSDVKYISVDPKLRKWPKLLDNRLEFGDFYLDIRGYRLFGFHNLINLAFAILMADTVAAFKGDITHLVENLTALEHRCEYVGTVNGVKYINDSKGTNVDSTLTALKSSSYPTTLLLGGKDKDGDFTTLVDEIDNKCSLVICFGGSGGKIYNALKGRIKSRIELVERLKDAVILAKELTKVGTVLFSPACASFDEFKNFEERGRYFKTLVKGFEKSDD from the coding sequence ATGAAGGTTGCTATACTTGGGTTTGGTAAAAGCGGAAGAACAGCTGAAAAACTTTTACTCAAAAAAGGTACTAAAGAGATAACTATCTATGATGACAATATCCCTGGTTATCAGAAACTATCAGAGTTTGATGATAAGTATGATATGATTGTGGTAAGTCCGGGTATTGATCCCTCAAAGTTAAGAGTAGATATGGATAAAGTAACCAGTGAATTGGAATTAGCTTATGAATTTATTAAAAATAAAACTCTTTTAGGGGTCACAGGAACAAATGGTAAATCTACTATTACTTTTTTAACTGCTAATATCCTTAAGAATGCTGGTTATAACGTTGAGTATTGTGGCAACATAGGTGTCACTTTAGGTGATATGTATTTGGAGAATGATCCTGAAATATATGTTGTTGAAGTGAGTTCTTTTCAACTGGATCTACTTAAAATATTTGAATTTTACTCTTCGTGTATATCGAATATTACCCCTGATCATTTGGATAGATACGGTAGTATGGAAAAATATATTCTTTCTAAAAAACGTATAGCAGATTTTACCAAAAAGGTTGTTTATTTAGAAGAGAATGAGGGTTGGAATAGGTATTTTTCAGATGTTAAATATATCTCTGTTGATCCAAAACTAAGAAAATGGCCTAAACTGCTGGATAATAGGTTAGAGTTTGGTGATTTTTATCTTGACATAAGAGGATATAGGCTGTTTGGTTTTCATAACCTTATAAATTTGGCATTTGCTATATTGATGGCTGATACTGTAGCTGCATTTAAGGGGGATATTACCCATCTCGTTGAAAATTTAACTGCATTGGAGCATAGATGTGAATATGTGGGCACTGTTAATGGGGTAAAATATATAAACGATTCTAAGGGTACAAATGTCGATTCAACTCTTACTGCGCTTAAAAGCTCTTCATACCCAACTACACTTTTACTGGGTGGTAAAGATAAAGATGGTGATTTTACTACACTTGTGGATGAAATAGACAATAAATGTTCCCTTGTTATATGTTTTGGTGGATCTGGGGGCAAGATATATAATGCTTTGAAGGGTAGAATCAAAAGTAGGATAGAGCTGGTTGAGAGGTTGAAAGATGCCGTGATACTTGCAAAGGAGTTGACGAAGGTTGGGACGGTATTGTTTTCACCAGCCTGTGCAAGTTTTGATGAGTTTAAAAACTTTGAGGAAAGGGGTAGGTATTTTAAAACCTTAGTAAAGGGGTTTGAAAAAAGCGATGATTAG
- the mraY gene encoding phospho-N-acetylmuramoyl-pentapeptide-transferase, whose protein sequence is MLYNLLYPLSQYISVFNVFKYITFRTAYAIITALLISLIITPYLIKLLKSLQLSQKTKGYEPERHKEKEGTPTMGGLGILLSTVIATLLWSDLTNYYVWIVIFVMVGTGAIGFFDDYIKTIRKNPEGLHPKVKFYGQLLVGTIAVLLVDYVDASGNADKLAFPFFKNFVIDLGYFYILLGVFIIVGTSNAVNLTDGLDGLAIMPTVIAFGTFIIFAYVAGHAKIAAYLQILNVKGAGELSIFCGAMVGAGLGFLWFNAYPASLFMGDVGSLPLGATLGTVAVIVKQEIVLAIVGGVFVLETISVILQVGFFKMTKGKRLFRMAPIHHHFELKGWSEPKIIVRFWIVSFVLALLALSTLKLR, encoded by the coding sequence ATGCTCTATAATCTTTTGTATCCTTTAAGTCAGTATATTTCAGTTTTCAATGTATTTAAATATATTACCTTTAGAACGGCGTACGCAATAATTACTGCATTACTAATAAGTCTTATTATTACACCTTATCTGATAAAACTGCTTAAAAGTCTCCAGCTCTCACAGAAGACAAAAGGTTATGAGCCTGAGAGACATAAGGAGAAAGAAGGCACTCCGACGATGGGTGGTCTGGGAATATTGTTGAGCACAGTTATCGCTACCTTACTGTGGTCAGATTTGACAAACTATTATGTCTGGATTGTTATATTTGTTATGGTAGGTACAGGGGCTATTGGATTTTTTGATGATTATATAAAAACAATAAGAAAGAACCCAGAGGGGCTTCATCCAAAGGTGAAGTTTTATGGGCAGCTGTTAGTGGGTACAATCGCTGTTTTGCTGGTGGATTATGTGGATGCTTCAGGTAATGCGGATAAGCTGGCATTTCCGTTTTTTAAAAATTTTGTGATTGATTTGGGCTATTTTTATATATTACTGGGTGTTTTTATTATAGTTGGGACTTCAAATGCAGTCAATCTTACGGATGGACTGGATGGTCTTGCTATTATGCCTACGGTAATAGCGTTTGGTACGTTCATTATCTTTGCATATGTTGCTGGACATGCCAAGATAGCAGCTTATCTACAGATTTTAAATGTAAAAGGTGCTGGTGAACTTTCGATCTTTTGTGGTGCTATGGTGGGTGCTGGTTTGGGGTTTTTATGGTTTAATGCATATCCTGCATCCCTGTTTATGGGCGATGTGGGGAGTCTCCCTTTGGGGGCTACACTGGGCACTGTGGCTGTAATTGTAAAACAGGAGATCGTTCTTGCAATAGTTGGTGGAGTTTTTGTTTTAGAAACAATATCGGTTATACTTCAGGTGGGCTTTTTTAAAATGACAAAAGGGAAAAGGCTTTTTAGGATGGCTCCTATTCATCATCATTTCGAATTAAAGGGCTGGAGTGAGCCAAAAATAATAGTGCGGTTTTGGATTGTATCCTTTGTTCTGGCATTGCTGGCTTTAAGTACCCTTAAATTGAGGTGA
- a CDS encoding UDP-N-acetylmuramoyl-tripeptide--D-alanyl-D-alanine ligase — MKRISVRDVFKNCVSTTLEFVEYGSVTIDSRKVERGDIFVALKGEKTDGHLYIDQAFEKGAICCLISDERFYDRSKKLILVRDGFLALKQLSDYNLSLYKGKKIVITGSVGKTSTKALIARVLSNRFNVYEAYKNYNNELGIAIVTSNIDHNSEIAVFEIGTNNPGEIALLSSILRPDVAVVTNVGHSHIGRFGDIAHLRKEKLSLLDYLVGDGIAWIHDGIEVEGIKLPKNTKKFGFNKGSDIYLEEITTDGDLNFIVSYRGVKYSFCIHHPYKHFALNALPAIGIALDEGLHYEEIYRGLLAFTPVEGRGSIIKVGNSIIIDDSYNAGFEAMVSAIKNLCSFGENKWAILGEMAEIDGFEDKLYEELKKVVGEQSSIRFYLVGERYESFKGLDNVMVFRDKQMLFDEKLYKDDGVFLVKASRGKRFEEIVEYIKKVKNAL, encoded by the coding sequence TTGAAGCGCATTAGTGTACGTGATGTATTCAAAAATTGTGTTTCTACTACTTTAGAGTTTGTAGAGTATGGTTCTGTGACCATCGATAGTCGTAAAGTGGAAAGGGGTGATATATTTGTTGCTTTAAAGGGGGAAAAAACTGACGGCCATCTGTATATTGATCAGGCGTTTGAGAAGGGTGCTATTTGCTGTTTGATCTCTGATGAAAGGTTTTATGATAGATCAAAAAAACTTATTTTAGTAAGAGATGGGTTTTTAGCACTAAAACAGTTGTCTGACTATAATCTGAGCTTGTATAAAGGTAAAAAGATTGTTATTACTGGCAGTGTGGGTAAGACCTCCACAAAAGCTCTTATAGCAAGAGTCCTTTCTAATAGGTTTAATGTTTATGAGGCTTACAAAAACTACAACAATGAGTTAGGTATTGCTATAGTGACTTCTAATATCGATCATAATAGTGAAATAGCTGTTTTTGAGATAGGTACCAATAATCCTGGTGAAATAGCTCTCCTTTCAAGTATTTTAAGGCCTGATGTTGCTGTGGTCACAAACGTAGGGCATTCTCATATAGGTCGTTTTGGGGACATTGCCCATCTAAGAAAAGAGAAATTATCTCTATTGGATTATCTGGTGGGGGATGGTATAGCATGGATACATGATGGTATTGAGGTGGAGGGTATTAAGCTACCTAAAAATACTAAAAAATTTGGTTTTAACAAGGGATCAGATATATATTTGGAAGAAATTACTACAGATGGTGATCTTAATTTTATTGTTAGCTATCGTGGTGTTAAGTACAGTTTTTGTATTCATCACCCATATAAACATTTTGCACTAAATGCCTTGCCAGCTATAGGTATTGCTTTAGATGAGGGGCTTCATTATGAGGAGATATACAGGGGGTTATTAGCTTTCACTCCTGTGGAGGGAAGGGGTTCGATTATCAAAGTTGGTAATAGTATTATAATCGATGATAGCTATAATGCTGGATTTGAGGCAATGGTGAGTGCAATAAAGAACCTTTGTTCTTTTGGTGAAAACAAATGGGCAATATTGGGGGAGATGGCTGAGATAGATGGTTTTGAGGATAAACTTTATGAGGAGTTGAAAAAGGTTGTAGGGGAGCAGAGTAGTATAAGGTTTTATCTTGTAGGTGAAAGGTATGAATCTTTTAAGGGGTTAGACAACGTAATGGTATTTAGGGACAAACAGATGTTGTTTGATGAAAAGCTTTATAAGGATGATGGTGTATTTTTAGTAAAGGCATCAAGGGGTAAAAGGTTTGAGGAGATAGTAGAATATATAAAGAAGGTGAAAAATGCTCTATAA